The DNA segment GATCTTTTTCGTAAAGCTTTAGAAAGATCCACTGTGTCCATTTGTAATAGTTCGGATCAGTTGTATTAATTTCTCGATCCCAATCATAAGAGAAGCCCAATTCCTGAATTTGCCTACGGAACGTATTAATATTATGTTTTGTAAATTCTTCAGGGTCGTTTCCTGTGTCAAGGGCATATTGTTCAGCGGGAAGTCCGAAAGCATCCCAGCCAATTGGATGCAAAACTTCATATCCTTGCATGCGTTTCATTCGTGAAACAATATCTGTCGCCGTATACCCTTCAGGGTGACCCACGTGTAACCCCGATCCTGATGGATAAGGAAACATATCTAACGCATAAAATTTCTTCTTATTGGAATCACTGTTCGTTTTGAAAGTTTTATGATCCAACCAATATGTTTGCCATTTCTTTTCAATCGTCCTATGATCAAAGGCCATAATCTTTCCTCCCTTAATTACTTTTACTGAAGATTGCCACGGTTTATAAGCGACAATCTCTTCGTTATGAAACATGTGATATGGTTCGAGGAAGCATTGCTCACGTGGCACTGCGTCTTTCCCTCCCCCTTCTCACTCTGCCAATTTTTTGAACATTTAATCTATAAAAAAGTCTCTCGTCCCAAAAGCAAGGGACGAGAGACTTTCTCCCGCGGTACCACCCAAATTAACGTTCATCACGTTCACTTGACATCGATAACGGTAATGGGACCGGAAGAAACTACTGTTAAGTTCGCTTCTTCAACATCCAAGGCGAGTTCATAAAGGTCAAGGACAGCTTTCACCACCCACTGTCTCTCTTGTGCTTGAAGCTTTATTACTAGTCCTTTTCTACGTTTAGTATATATTGGTATATTAATGAAAGGTTAAGGCTTTGTCAAGCATACAATGTTCATGTTTACAACTACCTTTAATAAGGGTAAAATTAAAATAAGAATTATACTTTCTAATGGAGGGTATTTATTGTGAAGAATCTAATTAAAAAAGCTTCCGATTATGCAAAAAAGAACCCGGAACAGACAAAACGGTACGCTAAGAAAGCATTTGATACAATTCAAAAAAAGAGAAAGTCATCCACAAATACAACACCTAAAAAATAAAGGGTAAGCCCATTCTCTATATAGAGAATGGGCTTACTTCATTTAATAATGAAACAGCCTGATCGTTTTATCTGCTGATCCGATAGCTAGTTGGTCGCAAGTCGGTGAATAATCGATACTATAATTGCCTTTAGCTGGCAGGTCCACCTCATCAACAGACAAGTCTTTTAAATTGATTCGCTTGAGCTTATAGGGCATGACTATGGATGCTTCTAGTCTTGACTGGTTGATGGCAAGTCCATAATACCCTTCATCCCCAATGGAGTATTTCTCTAAAGGATGATGTACTTCCATGTCCCAGATTATTAATTTTCCATCATATCCTATAGATATTGCAAGTTTATCCTGATCAAAAAACTTGAAGCCCATTGTTGCCTTATCATGACCTACCATTTGTTCTAACACTTCACCTGAAGGGACATCACAGCGTAGAATGGTAGGTCCTACACCACCAATTATTGCATGTGGAGCTGTCGAGGCAGTGGCGATTACACCACGATGCTGCCGGTCACCTTTAAACTTGGCGACTAACTCCCCTTCTGGCCATTCACGCACACGAAGCATATTGGACTTATTACTCGTTAATAAATATTTCTCATCGAACGTAAGGTGCATATGGCTGACCCCTGACTTTAAATCGGTCCATTTATCTGTTGGCTCTGAAGAGGAGATCTCATGTTTAAGGATTGTACCATCTCCTGAAGCTGAAAGAATCTCTTTTCCTGAGCCAATCCAAATAACACTATTTACGGTCTGCCTATGCCCCTCATAAACTTGAATACATTTTCCCGTCCCACATTCCCATAAAAACAGTTCCCCTTTGAATCCAGCCGAAAGAATATAGTTCCCCTCAGGATCAAACTTTACCTCATTCACATGTGATGAATGCTTCTTTAGCTCAATACTTTCCATCACTATCCCCTCCCTCAATAAAATCTGTCTACATAATTTCATATCGACTTAATTCATGCTACAATAATTTTTGCTACGCTAGAAACGAGTCTAGAAAAAAGAAGGTGTAAAAGATAAATCTAAAACGCGTTTTACATTTCGCACACGAATTGATGAGTGACGCATTAACACTTGGTGACACTGCAATAGATGGGACTTGTGGAAACGGCCATGATACATTATTGTTAAGCCAGCTTGTTGGGGAAAACGGTCATGTGTATGGATTTGATATCCAAGAGACAGCTATACAAAATACTAGACAGCGGCTCAAGGATAACCATGCTGATAAACAAACCACACTTGTTTTAGACAGTCATTCATCCATCGAACAACACATCCCCGATCAGCATCTTACGCGTCTCAAGGCAGCTATTTTTAACCTTGGCTATTTACCCGGAAGTGATAAATCAGTGATTACAGAAGCTGATCAAACACTTAAATCTGTTCAAACCATTCTTCATGACTTACAAAAAGAGGGTCTTATTGTACTCGTTGTATATTATGGTCATCCTGGCGGTGAAGAAGAGAAAACAGCCTTGCTTGAGTATGTAAGCAATTTGGATCAACGCCAACACAACGTTCTACAGTACGGCTTTATCAACCAGAGAAACCAGCCTCCTTTTATTATAGCTATCGAGAAGAAATAAGCCTGATAACCTACAATGGTTTACCAGGCTTTAATTTATGGTATATTTTAGTATTAAAGTAGAAGAAGGTCGCCTTCTTCCCACTCACCTTCAGTAATTCTTTCACAAAATCTTTGGCATGTTGAATATTGCTCACTTTTCTATCAGCGAGATACATTCCCACAAGGCCTTCGTGAATCATCTGATGGAAGATGGTATCTGGAAGCTTTTGAACTTCCTGGTTCGTCTGTTTAACAAAAAATACAAACCGTTGTTTCATCTGATCCCCATGATCATAGTAGGAACAGAAATTCAAGTCTCCTTCCTCTTCATCTTCCTGTTGATCAATGTAGTAGTCCAGCAAGATATGCAGACCTTGCATAAACGGAAAATAACTTTCCCCTATTTGTTGAGCTAATTGATCCGTCATCTGCCCGCTCAAGGTGTAAGAAATCAAGCAAAAAATCCCTAATGTAGAACCTGAACAAGCGGAAAATTCAAACCACTCTAGGTTCGGCCAACTTCTTTGGTAATCTTTGAACCAACTTTTCAACCTCGGTATCCGTTCTTCTTCAATGACATGCTTATGCACTTGAAGATCACTATAAAGACCACCAAGTTTATGAGTGTATTGATAGACCCCAGCATACCCCTCTGCTTCACGTAAAACCGATTGACAGGTTTGAACGAGCTCCACCAAATAACCGCCATCATTTTTGTCTTCCCGATAATAATAGTAATCTTTGATGTTATTCTCAGGAGTCAACGCATCAATCATTGCTTGATGGAGCATTCTGAAATCACTAGGATCCATAGATGTACTCCGATCACATAAATTATCTAAATAATCGCTGATCGTTTGGTAAGCGACAATAAAACGAATCGACTCTTTCCATCTCTCTCCAGCTAATAACGCATAAATGCTGCCACCTTCACAATGAAAGGTTTTAGATTCGATGCTTGCAAGAGCTTGGTTTTTTAGTTCTGAATTCGGAATTGCCTTTGCCTTATTAATCCAATGATTAAGTTCAGAGTGTACGCCGGGGAAAATATCTTTGTAGACGCGGATCATTAAATGTAATGCATTTGTGGGAACTTGACGAGCCATGGCAAGCCCTCCTTATCGCAAAGGTTTCAATAGTTGTTGCTGAATAAATTGGGTAGTAAAAGTATAAACCTGTTTCCATTCAGGTTCATTAAATAGCTCATGATATAGTCCTGGCCATTCTTTATAGGTTTTCTCATGAAGGTCGATTTTATGAAACCATTCCTTAGTCTTTCTTACATCTACCATAAGATCTTCCCCTGCCTGCATAACTAATATCGGAACCTCGGGAAACTGGTTAACCTTTAAAAAAGCTTGTCGGATCCCTTTTTGGAACTCTTTATACCAACGAATTGATACTTTCTTTAATATAAGTTGGTCATAGTGATCACGTATTCTAACGGCTTCACTTCTCGTTACATTTTCCGGATTAAACTGATTGTCCACCTTTAATGAAGGCCATAGATAATTTAAGATCTTCGAAGCTGCTTCCATAGGTTTTGATGCACCGTTTAAAATTCCCATTGCGGGGGAGGACAAAATCACACCATTTACTTTTGGTTTCAATTCTTGCATCGTGCGAATAACTGCTAAGCCACCCATACTATGTCCCAAAAGAAAAACAGGCCCTTCATCGATTTGCTTCAGCCATTCACCAATCCTTTCTATGTACTGGTCAAATGAGCGAATGTGCCCTTTTATCCCTTCTGAATTACCTTGTGCTGGCAGATCTTGACCAAATACTCGATATCCATCCGCTTCAAATTGCTTAATCAAATGATTATATCTTCCAATATGTTCGAATGCTCCATGGACGATAATTATGGAAGCTGGCACAGACCTCATACGGAAACCTCCCCACAAAAGATTTACACTTTGCTATACTGGTTATATTCATATTATAGGAGGAACCTACATGATTTGCGAATATAACGGAAGCCTTCCACAAATTGACTCTACCGTATACATAGCTGAAGACGCTGTCATTACAGGCGATGTAACGATCGGCTCTTATTCGAGTATTTGGTTTAAAACCGTCATACGAGGTGACGTAGCTCCTGTTCGAATTGGAGGAAATGTAAATATTCAAGATTTGAGCATGCTTCACCAAAGTCCTAATCAGCCGCTTATTATTGAAGACGGAGTGACTGTTGGACACCAAGTGACACTTCATTCTGCACACATAAAAAAAGATGCCCTTATTGGAATGGGATCTCTCATCTTAGACGGAGCTGAAATAGGAGAACAAGCTTTTATTGGAGCGGGGAGTCTGGTGCCTCCCGGAAAAGTGATTCCACCTCGCACACTTGCTTTTGGTCGACCCGCTAAAGTGATACGTGAATTAAATGAAGCAGACTACAAGGAGCTGGATCGTGTTCGAACAACCTACATTGAAAAAGGACAGGTCTATAAAAAACAACAG comes from the Halobacillus shinanisalinarum genome and includes:
- a CDS encoding WD40 repeat domain-containing protein, giving the protein MESIELKKHSSHVNEVKFDPEGNYILSAGFKGELFLWECGTGKCIQVYEGHRQTVNSVIWIGSGKEILSASGDGTILKHEISSSEPTDKWTDLKSGVSHMHLTFDEKYLLTSNKSNMLRVREWPEGELVAKFKGDRQHRGVIATASTAPHAIIGGVGPTILRCDVPSGEVLEQMVGHDKATMGFKFFDQDKLAISIGYDGKLIIWDMEVHHPLEKYSIGDEGYYGLAINQSRLEASIVMPYKLKRINLKDLSVDEVDLPAKGNYSIDYSPTCDQLAIGSADKTIRLFHY
- a CDS encoding class I SAM-dependent methyltransferase, which produces MSDALTLGDTAIDGTCGNGHDTLLLSQLVGENGHVYGFDIQETAIQNTRQRLKDNHADKQTTLVLDSHSSIEQHIPDQHLTRLKAAIFNLGYLPGSDKSVITEADQTLKSVQTILHDLQKEGLIVLVVYYGHPGGEEEKTALLEYVSNLDQRQHNVLQYGFINQRNQPPFIIAIEKK
- a CDS encoding tetraprenyl-beta-curcumene synthase family protein encodes the protein MARQVPTNALHLMIRVYKDIFPGVHSELNHWINKAKAIPNSELKNQALASIESKTFHCEGGSIYALLAGERWKESIRFIVAYQTISDYLDNLCDRSTSMDPSDFRMLHQAMIDALTPENNIKDYYYYREDKNDGGYLVELVQTCQSVLREAEGYAGVYQYTHKLGGLYSDLQVHKHVIEEERIPRLKSWFKDYQRSWPNLEWFEFSACSGSTLGIFCLISYTLSGQMTDQLAQQIGESYFPFMQGLHILLDYYIDQQEDEEEGDLNFCSYYDHGDQMKQRFVFFVKQTNQEVQKLPDTIFHQMIHEGLVGMYLADRKVSNIQHAKDFVKELLKVSGKKATFFYFNTKIYHKLKPGKPL
- a CDS encoding alpha/beta hydrolase: MRSVPASIIIVHGAFEHIGRYNHLIKQFEADGYRVFGQDLPAQGNSEGIKGHIRSFDQYIERIGEWLKQIDEGPVFLLGHSMGGLAVIRTMQELKPKVNGVILSSPAMGILNGASKPMEAASKILNYLWPSLKVDNQFNPENVTRSEAVRIRDHYDQLILKKVSIRWYKEFQKGIRQAFLKVNQFPEVPILVMQAGEDLMVDVRKTKEWFHKIDLHEKTYKEWPGLYHELFNEPEWKQVYTFTTQFIQQQLLKPLR
- a CDS encoding gamma carbonic anhydrase, which translates into the protein MICEYNGSLPQIDSTVYIAEDAVITGDVTIGSYSSIWFKTVIRGDVAPVRIGGNVNIQDLSMLHQSPNQPLIIEDGVTVGHQVTLHSAHIKKDALIGMGSLILDGAEIGEQAFIGAGSLVPPGKVIPPRTLAFGRPAKVIRELNEADYKELDRVRTTYIEKGQVYKKQQSK